The Solidesulfovibrio fructosivorans JJ] DNA segment CATCATGAGCAGCCAGATAAAGACCGCCCTGCTCCTCGGACTTCTTACCGCGCTCATCCTCGTCGTGGGCCAGGCCATGGGCGGCCGGCAGGGCCTTGTCATCGCCTTTTTTTTCGCCGTGATCATGAACCTCGGCAGCTACTGGTTCTCGGACAAGATCGTGCTGTCCATGTACGGCGCGCGCGAACTGTCCCCGTCCGACGCCCCGGGCGTTCACGCCATGGTCGAGGAGCTGGCCCGAAACGCCGGCATCCCCAAGCCCCGCCTCATGATCGTGGCCCAGGAATCCCCCAACGCCTTCGCCACGGGCCGCAACCCGGAGCATGGCGTGGTCTGCGTGACGGCGGGCATCCTGCGGCTGCTTTCCCCGGAAGAGCTGCGCGGCGTGCTGTCCCATGAGCTGTCCCACATCAAGAACCGCGACATCCTCGTCCAGTCCATCGCCGCGGTCCTGGGCGGCGCGGTGATGATGATGGCCAACATGCTCCAGTGGGGAGCGATTTTTGGCATGGGCCGCAGCAGCGACGACGAAGGCGGTGGTGGCGGCGTCCTCGGCGCGCTGGCCATGGCCCTGCTCGCGCCCCTCGCGGCCACGCTCATCCAGATGGCCATTTCCCGGTCCCGGGAATACCTGGCCGACGCCACCGGGGCGAAGATTTCCGGCACGCCGCTGGCCTTGGCCGGAGCCCTGGGCAAGCTCGAGAACTACTCCCGGCAAATCCCCATGCAGGCGAACCCGGCCACGGAAAACATGTTCATCGTCAATCCGTTCGCCGGCGTCTCCATGGCCTCGCTTTTCTCCACCCACCCGCCCACCGAGGAACGCATCCGCCGCCTGCGCGACATGGCCGGACGTTAAGAGAAGAGAAGGATAGAAGACAGTGCGAGAGGGGAAACCCTTTTGCAAAGGGTTCTCCCCTCTCGCGCTCTCCCCTTCCTAAACTCTTTAGCGGTTACGGCTGCCGTACGGGTTAACAGTCCCGTCCCTTTGGAAGTCTTTGGAAAGGGGGTTTGGGGGGAAACTTTTCTACAGAAAAGTTCCCCCCAACTTCTTACCGCGCGACTTCGCTCGCGAAATCGTCGATCCAGTAGATGCGGTCGGCCCGGCACTGCAGGTCGGTGGAAACGCCGTTCTTGAAGACGAGCAGCTCGAAGCGCTTGTTTTTTTCCGTGATGTACTCGATGGCGTCCAGCAGGTCGCTGTCGCCCGAGGACAGGATCAGGGTGTCGTAGTTGTCGACGTGGGTCAGGGCCAGGGTGGCCAGGCCCACATCCACTCCTTTTTGCTGCTCGCGGCTCAGGCGATGCTTGGGGTCGTTGGGGCAGGCCACGGGCACTTTGCGGCGACAGTGTTCGCAGTAGAGATCCGTGATTTCGCTCGAGCGCAGTTCGTAGAGCTTGGTGATGATTTTCGGCCCGATGGGCGGGGCGCTGCGCATCCAGTTATAGAAGGAAACCTGGGCGTCGGGCGTGGGATTGGGAACGGAATTGAGATAATAGGCTCTCCAAAGCGGTTCTTCAATCTCAAGCTTGTTTCTCAATTTGACATAGTCGATACTATAATCACGATTGTAAATGGATTGTCCGCGATACATGTATCCGGCGTCGATCAGCCAGAGCTTGCGATTGATCATAGGCATACTCCTTGTTTTTCTTTATTCGCGGCCGCGCGGCCGGATTGTTGCTGACAGTATTGCGCAACAGAGTCGTATCCTCCTACCTGAAATGGAAAAAAGCGGGAAGAGATGGCGGGAAAAAATAAAACCCAATTATTTCAAGTTGATTTAGGGAATAAAAAAGTATTCCTATCCTTGGAGTAAGGAATAGGCGCGGGGAAAGGGCGGCGATAGGGCGGGCACAGGCTAGTGTTTGTGGATATGCACCCACACCCCGTAGGAATCGCGGTGGACCTCGGCGTCGGCGATGCCGGCCTGTTTCAGGACGCGCGGCAGGTAGCCGTCGGCCTTCCAGTCGTTTCGCGAGTCTTTCTCGCCCTCGCCGGACCATTTGGGACGCATGGCCCGGACTTCCTCGATGGGCTGGTAGCGGCTGAAGCCGCAGCCGATAAGCGCCGAGCCGCCCGGGGCCAGCACGCGGTTGAGTTCGGCAAAGGCCGCCACATGGTCCTCCCAGAAGGGGATCGAGCCCCGGCTGACCAGCAGGTCGACGGTGCCGTCCTCCATGGGAATGGCGGTCACGTCGGCCTCGAGAAAGCGGAAGCGTTCGGCCGGGAGGGCGTGGCGGGTCACGTTTTCCCGGGCCAACTCCAGCACCTCGGGCTTGGCGTCGAGACAGACCATGGACAGGTCCGTGATCTTG contains these protein-coding regions:
- a CDS encoding NYN domain-containing protein, whose amino-acid sequence is MINRKLWLIDAGYMYRGQSIYNRDYSIDYVKLRNKLEIEEPLWRAYYLNSVPNPTPDAQVSFYNWMRSAPPIGPKIITKLYELRSSEITDLYCEHCRRKVPVACPNDPKHRLSREQQKGVDVGLATLALTHVDNYDTLILSSGDSDLLDAIEYITEKNKRFELLVFKNGVSTDLQCRADRIYWIDDFASEVAR
- a CDS encoding zinc metalloprotease HtpX, with amino-acid sequence MSSQIKTALLLGLLTALILVVGQAMGGRQGLVIAFFFAVIMNLGSYWFSDKIVLSMYGARELSPSDAPGVHAMVEELARNAGIPKPRLMIVAQESPNAFATGRNPEHGVVCVTAGILRLLSPEELRGVLSHELSHIKNRDILVQSIAAVLGGAVMMMANMLQWGAIFGMGRSSDDEGGGGGVLGALAMALLAPLAATLIQMAISRSREYLADATGAKISGTPLALAGALGKLENYSRQIPMQANPATENMFIVNPFAGVSMASLFSTHPPTEERIRRLRDMAGR
- a CDS encoding class I SAM-dependent methyltransferase — translated: MSETTFDPGFYIYDANHRFAAMYPLLARQIVDDFGVTKGMCLDVGTGSAAVCIELAKITDLSMVCLDAKPEVLELARENVTRHALPAERFRFLEADVTAIPMEDGTVDLLVSRGSIPFWEDHVAAFAELNRVLAPGGSALIGCGFSRYQPIEEVRAMRPKWSGEGEKDSRNDWKADGYLPRVLKQAGIADAEVHRDSYGVWVHIHKH